The following proteins are encoded in a genomic region of Streptomyces lunaelactis:
- the galE gene encoding UDP-glucose 4-epimerase GalE — translation MTWLITGGAGYIGAHVARAMTAAGERVVVLDDVSSGITDRLPAEIPLVRGAILDRELLDRTLAEHAVTGVVHLAAKKQVGQSVEQPLLYYRENLHGLTVLLEAVVAAGVQRFLFSSSAAVYGIPDMELIPESAPCEPINPYGETKLAGEWLVRATGRAHSLSTACLRYFNVAGADRPELADTGVFNIIPMFFDRITRGEAPRIFGADYATPDGTCIRDYIHVSDLADAHLAVARRLAEQDAGDLTVNIGRGVGVSVRELADLVADVTGYTDEPVVEPRRPGDAAKAVASVDLISKELGWTASRGVREMVDSAWEGWCLRHPDARIK, via the coding sequence ATGACGTGGCTGATCACAGGTGGGGCGGGGTACATCGGGGCGCATGTGGCGCGGGCCATGACGGCGGCAGGTGAGCGGGTCGTGGTCCTCGACGACGTCTCGTCGGGGATCACCGATCGGCTGCCTGCGGAGATCCCCCTGGTGCGCGGGGCGATCCTGGACCGGGAACTGCTCGATCGCACCCTGGCCGAGCACGCTGTCACCGGTGTCGTACATCTCGCGGCGAAGAAGCAGGTCGGACAGTCCGTCGAGCAGCCACTGCTCTACTACCGGGAGAATCTGCACGGGCTGACGGTGCTGCTCGAAGCGGTCGTCGCGGCGGGTGTGCAGCGGTTCCTGTTCTCCTCCTCCGCCGCCGTGTACGGGATACCGGACATGGAGCTGATCCCCGAGTCCGCTCCCTGTGAGCCGATCAATCCGTACGGCGAGACCAAGCTCGCGGGCGAGTGGCTGGTGCGGGCCACCGGCCGGGCACACTCGCTGTCCACCGCCTGTCTGCGCTATTTCAATGTGGCGGGCGCCGATCGGCCGGAACTGGCCGACACCGGGGTGTTCAACATCATTCCGATGTTCTTCGACCGGATCACCCGCGGTGAGGCGCCGCGGATTTTCGGCGCCGACTACGCGACCCCGGACGGCACCTGCATCCGTGACTACATCCATGTCTCGGATCTGGCGGACGCCCATCTCGCGGTCGCCCGCCGGCTTGCCGAGCAGGACGCCGGGGATCTGACGGTCAACATCGGCCGCGGGGTGGGTGTCTCGGTACGCGAGCTCGCCGATCTGGTGGCCGACGTCACCGGGTACACCGACGAGCCGGTCGTCGAGCCGCGCCGTCCGGGCGATGCCGCGAAGGCCGTCGCCTCGGTCGACCTGATCTCCAAGGAGCTGGGCTGGACGGCTTCGCGAGGGGTACGCGAGATGGTCGATTCGGCGTGGGAGGGCTGGTGCCTCCGGCACCCCGACGCCCGTATCAAGTGA
- a CDS encoding ATP-binding protein: protein MESRGSVPARPLSYEGVWRFTAPAVDVSVPQARHAVRDLLNRQGVPVQDDLVQGLLLIVSELVTNAVRHAALLSPEVAVEVAIGAEWIRVSVEDNHPYRPKALETDYAQTGGRGLLLVREITLEAGGSCDVEHTASGGKIIWAAVPLRPVGGAAPL, encoded by the coding sequence ATGGAGAGCCGCGGGAGCGTCCCGGCCCGGCCACTGTCGTACGAGGGCGTCTGGCGATTCACTGCTCCTGCCGTCGACGTCTCCGTCCCGCAGGCCAGGCACGCCGTACGCGATCTGCTCAACCGCCAGGGCGTCCCGGTCCAGGACGACCTCGTCCAGGGACTGCTGCTGATCGTCTCCGAGCTGGTCACCAATGCCGTACGGCACGCCGCTCTGCTGTCGCCGGAGGTGGCCGTCGAGGTCGCCATCGGCGCCGAGTGGATCCGGGTGTCCGTGGAGGACAACCACCCGTACCGGCCCAAGGCGCTGGAGACGGACTACGCGCAGACGGGCGGCCGGGGGCTGTTGCTCGTACGGGAGATCACCCTGGAGGCCGGCGGCTCCTGCGACGTCGAGCACACCGCGAGCGGCGGCAAGATCATCTGGGCCGCGGTGCCGCTGAGACCGGTCGGCGGCGCCGCGCCGCTCTGA
- the idi gene encoding isopentenyl-diphosphate Delta-isomerase: MPTTPATAANSSSNGASQAILLELVDEHGNTIGTAEKLEAHQAPGQLHRAFSVFLFDEQGRLLLQRRALGKYHSPGVWSNTCCGHPYPGEAPFAAAARRTYEELGISPSLLAEAGTVRYNHPDPDSGLVEQEFNHLFVGMAQAPLRPDPEEVGETAFVTPKELADRHAEAPFSAWFMTVLDAARPAIKELTGPSGDW, translated from the coding sequence ATGCCGACCACACCAGCCACCGCGGCGAACAGCTCGTCGAACGGCGCGTCACAAGCGATCCTGCTCGAACTGGTCGACGAGCACGGCAATACCATCGGCACCGCGGAGAAGCTCGAGGCGCATCAGGCGCCGGGGCAGCTGCACCGGGCGTTCTCCGTGTTCCTCTTCGACGAGCAGGGCCGGCTGCTGCTGCAGCGCCGCGCGCTGGGCAAGTACCACTCCCCCGGTGTCTGGTCGAACACCTGCTGCGGGCACCCCTACCCGGGCGAGGCGCCGTTCGCGGCCGCCGCCCGGCGTACGTACGAGGAGCTGGGGATCTCGCCCTCGCTGCTCGCGGAGGCGGGCACGGTCCGCTACAACCACCCGGACCCGGACTCGGGTCTGGTGGAGCAGGAGTTCAACCACCTCTTCGTCGGGATGGCGCAGGCTCCACTGCGGCCGGACCCGGAGGAGGTCGGCGAGACGGCGTTCGTGACGCCGAAGGAGCTGGCCGACCGGCACGCCGAGGCGCCGTTCTCGGCGTGGTTCATGACCGTGCTGGACGCCGCGCGCCCAGCGATCAAGGAGCTCACGGGGCCGTCCGGAGACTGGTGA
- a CDS encoding SCO6745 family protein, with amino-acid sequence MSSLPARAGRRCHNALNPLHSTVYFSPDFAKELAQLGIEDARAAYFAGRGAAMGAVGPGVVTATFYNFNHELIARHLPAVWDTASPGAVLDARLRAVDSTLRRLLGDEVVASPELAEAAQLALRAAEACTRHARPLYAAHADLPVPDEPHLAYWHAATLLREHRGDGHLAALLSAGLDPLEALVSHTATGKGMAPRWILATRGWRRTDWEAAEGRLRERGLLDAEGELTEDGVRLRTELEEHTDRIDLAPYEHLGAEGVERLTELARGFLMTAVVAGAFPEDISGKH; translated from the coding sequence ATGAGTTCACTGCCCGCCCGCGCCGGCCGCCGCTGTCACAACGCCCTCAATCCGCTGCACTCGACGGTGTACTTCTCGCCCGACTTCGCGAAGGAGCTCGCACAGCTCGGCATCGAGGACGCACGCGCCGCCTACTTCGCCGGGCGAGGCGCCGCGATGGGCGCCGTCGGACCGGGTGTGGTCACCGCGACGTTCTACAACTTCAACCACGAGCTGATCGCCCGGCATCTGCCCGCCGTGTGGGACACCGCATCCCCCGGGGCCGTCCTCGATGCCCGGCTGCGCGCCGTCGACAGCACCCTGCGGCGGCTGCTCGGCGACGAGGTCGTCGCATCGCCGGAGCTGGCGGAGGCCGCGCAGCTCGCGCTGCGCGCCGCCGAGGCATGCACCCGGCACGCCCGTCCGCTGTACGCCGCGCACGCCGATCTGCCCGTGCCCGACGAACCCCATCTCGCCTACTGGCATGCCGCGACCCTGCTGCGCGAGCACCGCGGCGACGGTCATCTCGCGGCCCTGCTCTCCGCCGGGCTCGACCCGCTCGAGGCCCTGGTGAGCCACACGGCGACCGGCAAGGGCATGGCGCCGCGCTGGATTCTCGCCACGCGCGGCTGGCGGCGCACCGACTGGGAGGCCGCCGAGGGGCGGCTGCGCGAGCGTGGACTGCTGGACGCCGAGGGCGAGTTGACCGAGGACGGCGTACGGCTCCGGACGGAGCTCGAGGAGCACACGGACCGCATCGACCTGGCCCCGTACGAGCATCTGGGAGCCGAGGGTGTGGAGCGGCTCACCGAGCTGGCACGCGGTTTCCTGATGACCGCGGTGGTCGCGGGCGCGTTCCCCGAGGACATCAGCGGCAAGCACTGA
- a CDS encoding cation diffusion facilitator family transporter, translated as MGAGHDHGHAHGGPPPTGTAAAAYKGRLRIALSITLGVMVLEIVGGILSDSLALIADAAHMATDAVGLGMALLAIHFANRPAGLNRTFGFARAEILAALANCLLLIGVGGYLLYEAVQRFITPAETKGGLTIAFALIGLVANMISLSLLVRGQKESLNVRGAYLEVLADTLGSLTVLVSAGIIIATGWQTADPIASLVIGLMIVPRTWKLLGETLNVLLEAAPKGVDMGEVRAHIVALRGVEDVHDLHAWTITSGMPVLSAHVVVSQDVLSAVGHERMLHDLQGCIGDHFDVEHCTFQLEPVGHAEHEARLCH; from the coding sequence ATGGGGGCTGGGCACGACCACGGGCATGCGCACGGCGGACCGCCGCCAACGGGCACCGCGGCCGCGGCCTACAAGGGACGCCTTCGCATCGCGCTGTCGATCACGCTGGGCGTGATGGTCCTGGAGATCGTCGGCGGCATCCTCTCCGACTCCCTCGCCCTGATCGCCGACGCCGCGCATATGGCGACGGACGCGGTCGGTCTCGGGATGGCGCTGCTGGCGATCCATTTCGCCAACCGGCCGGCCGGACTGAACCGCACCTTCGGCTTCGCACGCGCCGAGATCCTCGCCGCCCTGGCCAACTGTCTGCTGTTGATCGGCGTCGGCGGCTATCTGCTGTACGAGGCGGTGCAGCGCTTCATCACCCCGGCCGAGACCAAGGGCGGCCTGACCATCGCCTTCGCCCTGATCGGTCTTGTCGCCAACATGATCTCGCTCTCCCTGCTGGTGCGGGGCCAGAAGGAGAGCCTCAATGTGCGCGGGGCGTATCTCGAGGTGCTCGCGGACACGCTCGGTTCGCTCACGGTGCTGGTCTCGGCCGGCATCATCATCGCCACGGGCTGGCAGACCGCGGACCCGATCGCGTCCCTGGTCATCGGCCTCATGATCGTGCCGCGCACCTGGAAGCTGCTGGGGGAGACCCTCAACGTCCTGCTGGAGGCGGCCCCCAAAGGCGTCGACATGGGCGAGGTGCGGGCGCACATAGTGGCCCTGCGCGGTGTGGAGGACGTGCACGATCTGCACGCCTGGACGATCACCTCCGGGATGCCGGTCCTCTCCGCGCATGTGGTGGTGAGCCAGGACGTCCTGTCCGCGGTTGGGCACGAGAGGATGCTGCACGATCTGCAGGGGTGCATCGGCGATCACTTCGATGTCGAGCACTGCACCTTCCAGCTGGAGCCCGTCGGCCACGCGGAGCACGAGGCGAGGCTCTGCCACTGA
- a CDS encoding bifunctional class I SAM-dependent methyltransferase/N-acetyltransferase: MSDNALYDAFFALHHGLPRQGPGSDNTSRRLLALAGPLPKRPRVLDLGCGPGRSALLLAAEAGAQVTAVDLHEPFLDELRHTTQARGIGDTIRTVKADMAELPFPDGSFDLVWAESSAYNIGFDTALRRWRRLLAPGGSLVLTECEWTAEEPSAEARAFWDQHYALRTTAGNTAAAVTAGYNVLGVHRQPESDWDEYYGPLGERAETADATAPGMAQALAATRAEIGMRRDHGTEYGYTGHVLRPADTRWHTRPETEADIPVVRAINAAAFATAEEAGLVDALRLDGDAWLPGTSYVAEAADGSVAAYALLTRCHVGDVPAVALAPVAVAPEHQRKGAGQAVVRAVLDLARVRGERLVLLLGHPGYYPRFGFEAASRYSIRPTFEVPDEAMMVLVLDGSGGVPQGTIRYPAAFGV, encoded by the coding sequence TTGTCCGACAACGCTCTGTACGACGCTTTCTTCGCCCTGCACCACGGTCTTCCGCGGCAGGGCCCCGGTTCCGACAACACCTCCCGTCGGCTGCTCGCCCTCGCCGGGCCGCTGCCGAAGCGTCCGCGCGTGCTCGATCTGGGCTGCGGCCCGGGCCGGTCCGCCCTGCTGCTGGCCGCCGAGGCCGGTGCGCAGGTGACGGCGGTCGATCTGCACGAGCCGTTCCTCGACGAGCTGCGGCACACTACCCAGGCCCGGGGGATCGGTGACACGATCCGTACCGTCAAGGCCGATATGGCCGAACTCCCCTTCCCCGACGGCTCGTTCGACCTCGTCTGGGCGGAGAGCTCCGCGTACAACATCGGCTTCGACACCGCTCTGCGGAGGTGGCGGCGGCTGCTCGCGCCGGGCGGTTCGCTGGTCCTCACCGAGTGCGAGTGGACGGCCGAGGAGCCCTCGGCCGAGGCCCGCGCCTTCTGGGACCAGCACTACGCGCTGCGCACCACCGCCGGGAACACCGCGGCGGCGGTCACGGCGGGCTACAACGTCCTGGGCGTGCACCGCCAGCCCGAGAGCGACTGGGACGAGTACTACGGACCGCTCGGCGAGCGGGCCGAGACCGCGGATGCCACGGCTCCCGGCATGGCGCAGGCGCTCGCCGCCACCCGGGCGGAGATCGGCATGCGCCGTGACCACGGCACGGAGTACGGCTACACCGGCCATGTGCTGCGCCCCGCCGACACCCGCTGGCACACCAGGCCGGAGACCGAGGCCGACATTCCGGTGGTACGGGCCATCAACGCCGCGGCCTTCGCGACCGCCGAGGAGGCGGGACTGGTCGACGCGCTGCGCCTGGACGGCGACGCTTGGCTGCCCGGCACGTCGTACGTCGCCGAGGCGGCGGACGGCTCGGTGGCGGCGTACGCGCTGCTCACCCGGTGCCATGTCGGGGACGTACCCGCGGTGGCACTGGCGCCCGTCGCGGTGGCTCCCGAGCATCAGCGCAAGGGCGCCGGCCAGGCGGTCGTCCGGGCCGTGCTGGATCTGGCCAGGGTGCGCGGGGAGAGGCTCGTTCTTCTCCTCGGGCATCCCGGCTACTACCCGAGGTTCGGCTTCGAAGCGGCCTCGCGGTACTCGATCAGGCCAACCTTCGAGGTGCCCGACGAAGCCATGATGGTCCTCGTGCTCGACGGTTCCGGGGGTGTGCCGCAGGGCACGATTCGCTATCCGGCGGCCTTCGGCGTCTGA
- a CDS encoding GlxA family transcriptional regulator — translation MTQPSVLVVLFDDVQSLDVTGPVEVFAGAGKAAGSAYEIRTASLDGAPVRTSSGLMLVPDSGLADAAAPHTLLVPGGNGTRTPDPRLIDWLRTHAPRAERLVSICTGALLLAEAGLLDGHRVTSHWAVCERLARDYPAVEVDPDPIFVRDGKLATSAGVTAGIDLALALVEEDHGRDIALTVARHLVVFLRRPGNQAQFSAQLAVQTARREPLRDVQQHITEHPEGDLSVEALAARARLSPRHFARAFQEETGMTPGRYVERVRLEQARRLLEDTPDGVEEISRACGYGTPEAMRRAFVKVLGSAPAEYRRRFHAPVQPAH, via the coding sequence ATGACGCAGCCATCCGTACTCGTCGTCCTCTTCGACGACGTGCAGAGCCTCGATGTGACCGGCCCGGTCGAAGTCTTCGCCGGCGCCGGCAAGGCCGCCGGCAGCGCGTACGAGATCCGCACCGCGTCCCTGGACGGCGCCCCGGTCCGCACCTCCAGTGGCCTCATGCTCGTCCCGGACAGCGGCCTCGCCGACGCCGCCGCCCCGCACACCCTGCTCGTCCCCGGCGGCAACGGCACCCGCACCCCCGACCCCAGGCTCATCGACTGGCTGCGCACCCACGCCCCGCGCGCCGAGCGCCTCGTCTCGATCTGCACCGGGGCCCTGCTGCTCGCCGAGGCGGGTCTGCTCGACGGCCACCGGGTGACCAGCCACTGGGCGGTCTGCGAACGGCTGGCCCGCGACTACCCGGCCGTCGAGGTCGACCCGGACCCGATCTTCGTACGCGACGGAAAGCTGGCCACGTCGGCCGGTGTCACCGCCGGCATCGACCTCGCCCTCGCGCTCGTCGAGGAGGACCACGGCCGGGACATCGCGCTCACGGTCGCCCGCCATCTGGTCGTCTTCCTCCGACGGCCGGGAAACCAGGCGCAGTTCAGCGCCCAGCTCGCCGTCCAGACCGCCCGGCGCGAGCCGCTGCGCGACGTACAGCAGCACATCACCGAGCACCCGGAAGGGGATCTCTCCGTCGAGGCACTCGCCGCCCGCGCCCGGCTCTCGCCCCGGCACTTCGCCCGCGCCTTCCAGGAGGAGACGGGCATGACGCCGGGCCGCTATGTCGAGCGGGTCCGGCTGGAACAGGCGCGACGGCTCCTGGAGGACACCCCCGACGGCGTGGAGGAGATCTCGCGCGCCTGCGGCTACGGCACCCCGGAGGCCATGCGCCGCGCCTTCGTCAAGGTGCTGGGCTCGGCCCCGGCCGAATACCGGCGCCGCTTCCACGCTCCCGTACAGCCCGCCCACTGA
- a CDS encoding enoyl-CoA hydratase/isomerase family protein translates to MEPKLHHSVVDGVATVVISNPDKRNVMTAGMWRALPELLGQLAADDAVRALVLTGEGSTFCAGADISSLREPGEAPQSLAVRAEEALAAFPKPTLAAVRGYCVGGGCQLAAACDLRFAEEDALFGVTPAKLGIVYPASSTRRLVALVGPAAAKYLLFSGELIGTERALRTGLVDEVLPAGELGKRVAEFTRIVASRSQLTQAAAKEFATGRTDRDAHWEEQQRGSGDPAEGVAAFLERRVPRFTWSAASG, encoded by the coding sequence ATGGAGCCGAAGCTGCACCACTCCGTCGTGGACGGGGTCGCCACCGTCGTCATCAGCAATCCCGACAAGCGCAATGTCATGACCGCCGGCATGTGGCGTGCGCTTCCCGAGCTGCTCGGGCAGCTGGCGGCAGACGACGCGGTACGCGCACTGGTGCTGACCGGCGAGGGCTCGACCTTCTGCGCCGGCGCCGACATCTCCTCGCTGCGGGAGCCCGGCGAGGCGCCGCAGTCCCTCGCCGTACGCGCCGAGGAGGCGCTCGCCGCGTTCCCCAAGCCGACCCTCGCCGCCGTGCGCGGCTACTGCGTGGGGGGCGGCTGCCAGCTGGCCGCGGCCTGTGATCTGCGCTTCGCGGAGGAGGACGCACTGTTCGGGGTGACACCGGCGAAGCTCGGAATCGTCTACCCGGCCTCCTCCACCCGGCGGCTGGTCGCGCTGGTGGGTCCGGCCGCCGCCAAGTACCTGCTCTTCTCGGGCGAGTTGATCGGTACGGAGCGGGCGCTGCGCACCGGTCTGGTCGACGAGGTGCTGCCGGCGGGTGAACTGGGCAAGCGGGTGGCGGAGTTCACCCGTATCGTCGCCTCGCGCTCTCAGCTCACCCAGGCCGCGGCGAAGGAGTTCGCGACGGGCCGCACCGACCGGGACGCCCACTGGGAGGAGCAGCAGCGCGGCAGCGGCGACCCCGCGGAGGGTGTCGCCGCCTTCCTGGAGCGCAGGGTGCCGCGCTTCACGTGGAGCGCTGCTTCAGGATGA
- a CDS encoding DJ-1/PfpI family protein, whose protein sequence is MQIAIVLFDRFTALDAVGPYEMLCRLPGAEVVFVAEQAGGVTNDRGTLTLVAAKTFDEVTRPDIVVVPGGPGQSDQMENETLLGWMRAVDATTTWTTSVCTGSLLLAAAGLLRCRRATSHWLALDLLTKYGAEPTGERVVTDGKYVTAAGVSSGIDMGLTLVGRIAGERHAQTVQLLTEYDPQPPYDAGSPEKAPADIVEEWRGKSRFILKQRST, encoded by the coding sequence ATGCAGATCGCCATCGTCCTCTTCGACCGCTTCACCGCGCTGGACGCCGTAGGCCCCTACGAAATGCTCTGCCGCCTCCCCGGCGCCGAGGTTGTCTTCGTCGCCGAGCAGGCGGGAGGGGTCACCAACGACCGCGGCACCCTCACGCTCGTCGCCGCCAAGACCTTCGACGAGGTGACCCGCCCGGACATCGTCGTCGTCCCCGGCGGTCCCGGCCAGAGCGACCAGATGGAGAACGAGACCCTGCTGGGCTGGATGCGCGCCGTGGACGCGACCACCACCTGGACCACCTCGGTCTGCACCGGCTCGCTGCTGCTCGCCGCCGCCGGACTCCTCAGGTGCCGCCGGGCAACCTCGCACTGGCTGGCGCTGGACCTCCTTACGAAGTACGGGGCCGAGCCCACCGGCGAGCGGGTCGTGACCGACGGCAAGTACGTGACGGCCGCGGGCGTATCCTCCGGCATCGACATGGGGCTCACCCTGGTCGGCAGGATCGCCGGTGAGCGGCACGCCCAGACCGTACAGCTGCTCACCGAGTACGACCCTCAGCCGCCCTACGACGCCGGATCGCCGGAGAAGGCCCCGGCCGACATCGTCGAGGAGTGGCGCGGCAAGAGCCGGTTCATCCTGAAGCAGCGCTCCACGTGA